A window of Candidatus Peribacteraceae bacterium genomic DNA:
CTACAGCTGCTCCACGGCATACGATACCGATGAGTTCAATCCCAAGTCACAGTGCCAGGACGGCATAGACAATGAAGATGACGGGAAGATCGATTATCCGCAGGATCCCGACTGCAGCAGCCTGCAGGATAATGACGAAGGCGCCGCACCCCAGTGCAACGACGGGTTGGATAACGACAACGACGGCGCGATCGATTACCCCAGCGAATTCAGCTGCCAGGACCGACACGATGACGACGAAACGTTTCCCAAATCCCTGTGCCAGGACGGCATTGATAACGATCAAGACGGAAAGGTCGACTATCCGCAGGATCCCGGATGTACGAACAATCAGGACAATGACGAAGGGAACACGTACCAGTGCAACGACGGGGTGGATAACGACGCCGACGGCGCCACGGACTACTCCAATGACTTCAGCTGCGGAAGCCCGACCGATGACGATGAAACGCTTCCCAAGGCGCAGTGCCAGGACGGGATTGATAACGATGGGGACGGAAAGGTCGACTACCCTCAAGATCCGGGTTGCACAAGCAAGCAGGACAATGACGAGTTCAATCAGCCAACGGAGGCGAATGTGGTCATTGAGAAGAGCGGATCCCAGGGTATAAAGTTCGGAGGGAACATCGTGTACAAGGTGGAAGTCCGCAATGAAGGGCCGGCTGTTGCACAAAGTGTCACCGTGACGGACGTTGTCCCCGCGGGTTTCGTGTTCAACCCGCAACTTTCAACCAATACGTGCGTACAGGATGGATCCATCATTCGGTGTAGTTCATTCAACCTTGCGCCTCTGGACTCACGCGTCCTTCTCATAGCCTTCGTGGTTCCCATGCCCGTGAGCGGATGCATTCCCATGACCGTGAGCAATACGGCCGTAGTGGGTGCGACGAACGATACGACGCCTTCGAACAACCAGAGTACGGCAACTACGGATGTGCTTTGTAACGACCAGAGCAGCTCCTCCTCCAGCTCGTCTTTCAGTTCATCCAGCGGGATATTCTACGGTTGCATAGAAGTGATTAAGGAGACCTACGATACGGTCGGTAATCCTCTTACACCCGTTGCACAATTCACATTTACGTTGGACGGCATTACGCAAGATAAGAACGACGGAACGGGCCATCTGAGGTTCGATAATGTCACTCTTGGAGACCATCAAGTAACGGAATTGGTGCCGGCCGGGTGGGAACAAATGTTCGTTACACCCGCTGAAGGAAAGATATACGTTGCCGGCGGAGATCAGTGTTCTGTGTTGACGTTCAAGAATATGCAGCATCTATTCGGATCGTCTTCTAGTGCTTCCAGCAGTTCCAGCGTAGTGAGCTCCAGTTCTTCCCAAAGCTCCCAGTCTTCCTCCTCGGAAGAGTCGTCTCTTAGTTCATCCAGTTCCTCATCGTCTTCCACATCATCCCTATCTTCCCAATCTTCCTCCGAAGATTCTTCCAGCAGCTCTTCCGTAATCACCGGATGCATTGAGGTGAAGAAAGAAACGTACAACACGCAGGGTGTCCCCTTGAATCCGGTCGCGCAATTTACGTTCTTGCTGGACGGGACCACTCAGAAACAGAACGACGGTACGGGATTGCTGCGTTTCGACAACGTTTCCGTCGGAAGCCACCAGGTGTCCGAATCCGTTCCGGACGGTTGGACGCCGATCTCCGTAACGCCGGAGAACGGCATTGTGGACGTACCCGGAGGCGACACGTGTGTTGCCCTCACATTCAAGAACCGGCAATCCATCACCAGTTCAAGTTCATCTTCCAGCAGCTCTGCCGATTCCAGTGCATCATCTTCGGATTCATCTTCCAGTTCTGCTGCAACCACGGGTTGCATTGACGTCATCAAGGATACGTTCGACACGGTGGGTAATCCCCTTGTTCCCGTCCCCCAGTTCACGTTCAAGAGGGACGATGTGGAGATGAAGAAGAATGACAGTTCCGGAAAACTTCGATTCACAAATGTTACGGTGGGAACGCACAAGATCGTAGAGGAGGTGCCGCCAACGTGGGAATTGGTTTCCGTTACCCCTTCCAGCGGATCCGTTGTCGTGGTGCCGGGGGACACGTGCGCGGAAATCAGGTTTAAGAACAAGCAGGTGATTACCTCATCCTCTTCCAGTTCTTCATCCTCCGATTCCTCGTCGTCTATTTCTTCCTCCAGTTCGTCTTCATCCTCCTCATCGTCATCGTCCCTTTCCAGTTCCAGCAGCAGTTCCTCCTCCTCTTCCTCGTCCAGCTCACAGCAGCAGATCATCATCATTGAGCGGACATGCGATGAGTGCCAGCCGAAGAAGGAACGCGGAAGCCACAGGCATGGTATAGACATCATCCAGATCATCGCGCAGAGCAGGCTGGCGAAGAAGGACAAAGTCCCCGTGGAGCTGGTGATTGACAAGTCATCCGACCGCGGAGAAGTGCAAGGCGGCGACTACTACAGTTACACGATCAGCGTGCGCAACATCTCCACGCGCACTGCGACCAATGTGATTGTAACCGATTACTTCGACCAACAGAGGCTGACCGTCCTCGATACGGATGGCGGAAAGCTGACCTACGAGGGTCTCCAATGGAATATCCCTTCCATGAAGCCTTCGGAACTCGTCACATACCGGTATCACGTACGCCTGACGGAAAACGTGAAGCACGGTGAGATCATCCACAACACGAGCATCGTGCGTGCGGACGAGGCTCCGGAACGCATGGCATTCAACGACGTCAGTGTTATCAAGGTCATGCCCCAGACGGGGACGTTCGCCCTTGCGGAATCCGATGCGAAGTTCGTCAATCCCCTGAAGAACGGCGGCGCTGCGGACACGATCCCGTTGACGGTCCTCATCACCTTCCTCACATTGGGAACGGCCGTGGGCGGATCATTCACCAAACGCTGGCTCTGATAGCTGATTCAAATTACGCGGAAAGCCCCCGTTCCCGGGGGCTTTTTGGTACAGAGGGATCTTGCGGTCCCCTCCCCCGTTTGCGGTGTGGCGAATATGCGACGAAAACGACGTTCTTCGCGTAATTCTTGCTGAGGGAGAACGTCAAAATGAGCGATTGACTATTCCGGTGTGCCTTTCCCCCCTTTTGTATGACTTCTGTGATGAATATGCGGCTATGGACCATCGTCGCAGTGACGGGAGCTCTCACCCTATTGGTGGCTTCTGTCATTGCCAGACCGAGCGGTGCAACGGCGCAAACGACCGTTGCATCCAACACCCAGTGCTCGGAATTTAATGATGGGAAAATGATAACCGTCGGTCTCCTTGGCAACGGGAGAGGCGACCCGGGAACGGTACAGTTCGCCGTTGCTAATGCGATAGCACAGAAAGGCCTTCCGTTCTCTCACCCGCAAGCGCCGCTTTTGCGCTCCACGGGCGGAACGGGGGGCGGAAACGTTTGGAAGGACAACGGAAGCCCGCACATCCAAACTTTGACGGCGGTATGCGAGATACTGGGGTATAAGCATTACGTCGCAAGCACTTGTCTGGACTCGGAAAGCAGCGGCAGGTATCCCAACGGAAAATGCAACTACCACTCACCGAATAACAACCAACTCTCACGATTTACCGGAAACTTCCAATCGGAGACCGCAGAACCCAAATACAACAAGACATGGCTCAGTTCCATCACGTGCAAGGATTCCATAGGCGTCTGTCTCCCCAGCTCCTCTTCGTCATCCAGCGTCTCACAAGCGCAGGCTGCGTGCCGTGACGGCATCGACAATGACCAAGACGGGGCTACGGACTACCCCGATGACTTCAGCTGCAGTTCGCCCAATGACGACGATGAGGCGAACCCCAAAGCGCAGTGCCAGGACGGCGTTGACAATGACGGCGACGGACTGGTGGATTACCCGCAGGATCCGGGGTGCTTCAGCCGGCAGGACAATAATGAATTCAACGCTGTCAGTTCTTCATCCTCATCGAGCTCAGCGCACGAAGCTCAGTGTCGTGACGGCATTGATAATGATGGGGACGGTGCGAAGGACTATCCCGATGACTTCAGCTGCGGTAATCCCAACGATGACGATGAGACGAACCCCAAAGCACAGTGTCAGGACGGGGTTGATAACGATGGAGATGGAAAGACCGATTACCCGAACGATCCCGGGTGCTACAACCGCCAGGACAATGACGAGTGGAACGCTGTAAGCTCATCCTCATCATTCAGCAGCTCCGTGCATGAAGCGGAGTGCAGGGACGGTATTGATAACGACGGGGACGGTTCGAAGGACTATCCCGATGACTTCAGCTGCGGTAATCCCAATGACGATGATGAGACGAACCCCAAAGCACAGTGTCAGGACGGGGTTGATAATGACGGAGATGGAAAGACCGATTACCCGAACGATCCCGGGTGCTACAACCGCCAGGACAATGACGAGTGGAACGCTGTAAGCTCATCCTCATCATTCAGCAGCTCCGTGCATGAAGCGGAGTGCAGGGACGGTATTGATAACGACGGGGACGGTTCGAAGGACTATCCCGATGACTTCAGCTGCGGTAATCCCAATGACGATGATGAGACGAACCCCAAAGCACAGTGTCAGGACGGGGTTGATAATGACGGAGATGGCAAGACCGATTACCCGAACGATCCCGGGTGTTACAACCGCCAGGACAATGACGAATATAATGCGGTGAGTTCTTCCTCCTCCTCCAGCAGTTCCGCGCACGAGGTTCAGTGCCGTGACGGCGTTGATAACGATGGGGACGGAGCAAAGGATTATCCCGATGACTTCAGTTGCAGCAACCCCAACGATGACGATGAGACGAATCCCAAGGCGCAATGCCAGGACGGAGTTGATAACGATGGGGACGGGAAGGTTGACTTTCCAAGTGACCCCGGCTGCTACAACCGTCAGGACAATGATGAATATAACGCGGTGAGTTCTTCCTCCTCAAGCAGTTCTTCCTACAGTTCGAGTAGCAGCAGTTCATCGCAGCCCTTCTACGGCTGTATCGACGTGATCAAGGAAACGTTCGATACGCTGGATAATCCCTTCAATCCCGTACCGCAATTCACCTTCTACTTGGACAATGTCCATGAAGCTCGCAATGACGGATCAGGACGAGTGCGCTACACGGGCGTGAATGTCGGGAACCATAGGGTACACGAGATGGTCCAGCAGGGATGGTACCAACTCAGCGTCACACCGACGAACGGTGACGTGTATGTCAATGGCAGCGACCACTGCGCCGTCGTCGTCTTCAAAAACAAGCAGTACATCACGGCGAGCTCCAGCTCCTCCAGCAGCTCGAGCTCAAGTTACAGTTCCAGCTCGTCGAGCGGTAACTGGTGGTATCCCGTTTCCAACGTCAACGTCAATAACTCGGCGAATACCACCGTGAACAGCGAAATCAATGCGGTAAGTCAAAATAATACGGTCATCAACCAGAACGGCGGAGCGAACCAGAACGCAGAGGTGAACAATAACGCGCAGACCAACGTGAACTCCGTCATCAATGCCGCCAGTCAGAACGTCGTGAGCGTCACGCAGCAGCAGAGCGCAGGACAGTGGCACTTGCCGTCGGGATTTGAGTTCTGGAGCGGCAACGGTATCAGCAACAATGCGGCATTCCTCCGTCCGCAGACGGCCGACATGCAGGAGATGACCGCAGGGCAACGAGTGATGGAAATGTCCGTCCCACAGCAGGACGCACAGGTCCAAGTGATGGACGCGGCGCGCGTTGAGGAGAACGGTACAGCAAATGAGGTGCAGGCTGAGACCGTTGTTTCAGCGGAAGCCGACGGAGGGAACGGGTTCGCCGCAGACGCATGGGCAACGCTCATGACAGCAGGCATCGGTACGGGAAGCCTCTTCCTCCGCAAGCTGTTCCCGTAAGGGTACAGACACCAACATCCTTCAACCCCCGCAGCGCGCGGGGGTTTTTCTCATTGCATCTTCCCCAACACGTACTCCGTGATGAGCGCAGGGACGGTTTGCATGGCTTCCTTCAGCGCAGCCTCTTCCTCTGCGGTGGGAACGCTCAAGACCCAGGAAGCGAGGTCGGAACCGGCGGGCGCGTTGCCCAGGCCGATGCGGATGCGGGGGAAGGCATCACCGAACTCCTGCGCGACGGACTTAAGGCCGTTGTGCGTCCCGGGACCGCCGGACTTGCGGAAGCGTACTTCGCCCAGCGGCAGGTCCACATCGTCACTGATGACGAGCAGTTGCTCGGAGGGGATGAGCTTGTAGAAGTCCATGGCTTTCCGTAAAGCGTTGCCGGAAAGGTTCATGAATGTCATGGGTTTGACCAGGAGCACAGGCGCGGCTACCACGCGCGCCTCCTGTGTGAAAGAAATGAATTTCTCCTTCTCCTGCCACTCCCCCTGACCGAACGCCTCTGAGAGGGTATCGAGACATCGAAACCCGGCGTTGTGCCGCGTTTGGGCATACGCGGAACCGGGATTGCCCAACCCTGCGATGATCAATGAGGGCTTCATGGGGAAAGGATAGGGCAATGGGGCGGGCGATGCTACCCGCAGAAATGCCGTATGGTCTTCTCGAGCGTCCCCAGGGCTTCCCGCAGCTCCCGTTCGGGGACGGGTGTGCCCACCTCATGCGCCAGACGGTTCCGGAGCTTGTGGGCCTTCCAAACGGCATCGAGATCCGGCAGGTACGGTCCGGCCTTCTTCAGCTTCTCACCCAGGGTGCCGGCGTAACCCAATTCCGTGAGCAATGTGTCCAACACGGCATCGGCTTCCATGAGCATCCGGAAGGCGTCCTGGCGTCGCATAGCCTGCTCCCATCCCCGGAGGACGCGAACACGCGATGAACCGCGCAGGCGGTGCCGCTGCCATTTCCTCCACAGTACCCATACCCCGAACGTGCACACGATCAATAGGACGGCAAAAGCCGACAGGTATTCCGGCAATGTCATACGCGCCTCGTGACAATGACGCCCTTCGCCTTCTTCTCCTCCTGCGCTTTAGTGGAAACATCCTGCAGCTGGATCTTCTCCGCCACGAACTCCGCGAGCAAATCCTGCACGTGCTTTGCGTTCTTCAAGTTCTTGTCGTGCAGGTACGCCTCCATATTCCTCAGAATCAGCGCTTCAATCTTCTTGGGCTGGCGGACATTGGCGATGCTCACGGCGCCGCCCGTGGATACCTTCTCAATGTTTAAGGTACCGCAGCGGTTCAGCGTTCCCATGAGTCCTTTGATCTCGTACCCCACGCCTTGGATATCCGAAAAGAGGATGCGGTTCGACGTGCGGTGGAACCATCCCTCCCACTTCAGTGCGATGATACCCTGATCGGTGATGATCCAGACGTCCAAGTAGTAGTCCAGGAAGTTCCGAAGGAGCCACACCAGGCTGAACGCGCTCCAGGGAAGGACGATGTACAGGACGGTCTTCACGGGCGCCAAGGCGAGGAACGTCAAACCGGCAACCAGTGCAAGTGAAGGCCAGAACATGGATTGCGAGGCGACGCCCCAGTACTTATGCACGATCAGGGAAACCGTTTCATCGTCTTCCAGGTGCTTCTTGAAGAGAAAGTTGTCCAGCATCACGCACAGTGTACAGGATGGCGGGTGGATCCCTGAAATCATTCTCCCCGGCCTGCTGTACTTCAAATGGCAAGTTCTCTACAATACCTCGGATGACGGATCTACAGCCAAAGCACGGGTTCTGGTTCCACTTTCTGGATGTCTTCCTCAACATCGTCGTCATCGTGGCCATCGTAGCCGGTATCCGGTCTTTCCTCGTTTCCCCTTTCCAGGTGGAAGGGAATTCCATGGTGGAGACGTTGGAGGACAAGGAGTACATCATCATCAATAAGCTCGCCTACATCCTCGGGGAGCCCCACCGCGGGGACGTCGTGGTGTTCCGTCCCCCCAATGATCCCAAGAAGTACTACGTGAAGCGCGTCATCGGGGAACCCGGG
This region includes:
- a CDS encoding DUF11 domain-containing protein, producing MKAYRSKMIAGTSIALLVLPLLSHAIDTAFTPVANATPAVNECKDGIDNDGDGKIDALVELDPNNGQTKSWYADSVGIRAFYNQVAAQRGWRQIPTAWDGQGMVSNDSVTADKICEIAGYSTVASRSCPEYGSSGRCNFTSCNNNTMGVWKASSNNMKIVGACGYTWIASLTCKNKLAACSDGIDNDGDGKVDMEDPGCASINDDSEVEHDPGCQNPDDPTESTAQCSDGIDNDGDGAIDFPADFSCSSSTDNDETLPKSKCQDGVDNDGDGLIDYPQDPGCVNNQDNDEGNPIQCSDGIDNDNDGATDYPNDFSCTSATDNDETLPKAQCQDGLDNDGDGKIDYPADQGCTNKQDNDEDNASVYLSHVNIDGCNVTVQYSREGNTCAHLLRADNSKILHTQNVFCQLSDTVTLPLTKFSAELQPGLRVKLCHGNNYNDCSDVITVTGGGVCQEAQCQDGIDNDNDGATDYPNDFSCTSATDNDETLPKSKCQDGVDNDGDGLIDYPQDPGCLNNQDNDEGNPIQCSDGIDNDNDGATDYPNDFSCTSATDNDETLPKAQCQDGLDNDGDGKKDSQDPGCVDFQDNDEYNAPASSSSSSSVGQGQCKDGLDNDGDGKIDALVELNPNNGQTKSWYADSVGIRAFYNQVAAQRGWSQIPTAWNGQGMVSNDSVTADKICEIAGFSTVASRSCPEYGATGRCNFTSCYNNTMGVWNASSNNMSVVGACGHPWLSNLTCQNKLAACSDGIDSDGDGKVDMNDNGCASVNDDSEIQHDPDCQNPDDPTESSYQCSDGIDNDNDGATDYPNDYSCSTAYDTDEFNPKSQCQDGIDNEDDGKIDYPQDPDCSSLQDNDEGAAPQCNDGLDNDNDGAIDYPSEFSCQDRHDDDETFPKSLCQDGIDNDQDGKVDYPQDPGCTNNQDNDEGNTYQCNDGVDNDADGATDYSNDFSCGSPTDDDETLPKAQCQDGIDNDGDGKVDYPQDPGCTSKQDNDEFNQPTEANVVIEKSGSQGIKFGGNIVYKVEVRNEGPAVAQSVTVTDVVPAGFVFNPQLSTNTCVQDGSIIRCSSFNLAPLDSRVLLIAFVVPMPVSGCIPMTVSNTAVVGATNDTTPSNNQSTATTDVLCNDQSSSSSSSSFSSSSGIFYGCIEVIKETYDTVGNPLTPVAQFTFTLDGITQDKNDGTGHLRFDNVTLGDHQVTELVPAGWEQMFVTPAEGKIYVAGGDQCSVLTFKNMQHLFGSSSSASSSSSVVSSSSSQSSQSSSSEESSLSSSSSSSSSTSSLSSQSSSEDSSSSSSVITGCIEVKKETYNTQGVPLNPVAQFTFLLDGTTQKQNDGTGLLRFDNVSVGSHQVSESVPDGWTPISVTPENGIVDVPGGDTCVALTFKNRQSITSSSSSSSSSADSSASSSDSSSSSAATTGCIDVIKDTFDTVGNPLVPVPQFTFKRDDVEMKKNDSSGKLRFTNVTVGTHKIVEEVPPTWELVSVTPSSGSVVVVPGDTCAEIRFKNKQVITSSSSSSSSSDSSSSISSSSSSSSSSSSSSLSSSSSSSSSSSSSSSQQQIIIIERTCDECQPKKERGSHRHGIDIIQIIAQSRLAKKDKVPVELVIDKSSDRGEVQGGDYYSYTISVRNISTRTATNVIVTDYFDQQRLTVLDTDGGKLTYEGLQWNIPSMKPSELVTYRYHVRLTENVKHGEIIHNTSIVRADEAPERMAFNDVSVIKVMPQTGTFALAESDAKFVNPLKNGGAADTIPLTVLITFLTLGTAVGGSFTKRWL
- the pth gene encoding aminoacyl-tRNA hydrolase yields the protein MKPSLIIAGLGNPGSAYAQTRHNAGFRCLDTLSEAFGQGEWQEKEKFISFTQEARVVAAPVLLVKPMTFMNLSGNALRKAMDFYKLIPSEQLLVISDDVDLPLGEVRFRKSGGPGTHNGLKSVAQEFGDAFPRIRIGLGNAPAGSDLASWVLSVPTAEEEAALKEAMQTVPALITEYVLGKMQ
- a CDS encoding PH domain-containing protein — its product is MLDNFLFKKHLEDDETVSLIVHKYWGVASQSMFWPSLALVAGLTFLALAPVKTVLYIVLPWSAFSLVWLLRNFLDYYLDVWIITDQGIIALKWEGWFHRTSNRILFSDIQGVGYEIKGLMGTLNRCGTLNIEKVSTGGAVSIANVRQPKKIEALILRNMEAYLHDKNLKNAKHVQDLLAEFVAEKIQLQDVSTKAQEEKKAKGVIVTRRV